One Schistocerca nitens isolate TAMUIC-IGC-003100 chromosome 1, iqSchNite1.1, whole genome shotgun sequence DNA segment encodes these proteins:
- the LOC126194857 gene encoding transmembrane protein 199 yields the protein MGSINDPTIKIKPSKKLENFIVECLGECSDVSEGIKQIQLGEYSDSEVLLSISDIKWLYQYLQHGSVRKDGTVVYIHELLEGSEIKLPELEVIPRNPELEARIQKLKVEQAEREYKAMTKAVDGVRVRLPEDSIGYQLKQINRQLIAVLQFVFSVIAAFVFGFLGIQLIVGELDFGFRLLLGVICGLIVALAEIYFLAKKLSEEDICEPDLTYGKLHQE from the exons ATGGGATCCATAAATGAtcctacaataaaaataaaaccttCGAAGAAGCTTGAGAATTTCATCGTAGAGTGCTTAGGAGAGTGCAGTGATGTTTCAGAAGGAATTAAACAGATTCAGCTGGGtgaatattcagatagtgaagtttTACTAAGTATTTCGGACATAAAATGGTTATACCAATATCTACAGCATGGAAGTGTACGGAAGGATGGAACAGTAGTTTATATCCATGAGCTCCTGGAAGGTAGTGAAATTAAATTACCGGAACTGGAAGTCATTCCTCGAAATCCAGAGCTAGAAGCAAGAATCCAAAAACTCAAGGTTGAGCAAGCGGAACGTGAATATAAGGCCATGACAAAAGCTGTTGATGGAGTCAGAGTGAGGCTACCGGAAGATTCCATTGGCTATCAGT tgaAGCAGATAAACAGACAGCTAATAGCTGTTCTCCAGTTTGTATTTTCTGTGATTGCTgcctttgtttttggatttttgGGAATCCAGCTGATTGTGGGAGAACTGGATTTTGGTTTTCGCCTTCTATTAGGTGTAATTTGTGGACTTATTGTTGCTCTTGCTGAGATATATTTCCTTGCTAAAAAGCTCAGTGAAGAAGATATTTGTGAACCTGATCTTACATATGGTAAATTGCACCAGGAATAA